From a region of the Rhodococcus sp. 4CII genome:
- a CDS encoding CaiB/BaiF CoA-transferase family protein has product MTRPLRGLKVLDLTWVVAGPVMTRALADFGATVVRLESSRRVETARYMQPFHGGEVSTEGSALYGTWNAGKLGVTVNLRDEEGQQIVRDLTAWADVVLEAFSPGTLSKWGLDYTSLSADHPDLIMVSSSISGQTGPLSRLAGFGNVGAALSGFQEVSGWPEDVPIGPFGPYTDFVGPRMGLAVLLAALEHRAETGEGCYIDLSQVESGVYFQAPELVEYELTGAVAQRMGNRDRAFAPHGVFRTADETIDGEDKARFVAIAVTTDEQWTQLAAWLGDDTLTADASLVTASGRLAAQDLLEAAIERVSCNRVAQEIEIELQARGVPAHVVAASRDFIDDPQIAARGHLIALDHPLFGTTVVEGPRYLLSDTPAKVENAAPTFGRDNELVLRDILGYDEDRVRDLIESGVMK; this is encoded by the coding sequence ATGACCCGCCCCCTGCGAGGACTGAAAGTCCTCGACCTCACCTGGGTTGTCGCCGGTCCCGTCATGACACGGGCGCTGGCCGACTTCGGCGCCACCGTAGTGCGTCTGGAATCATCGAGAAGGGTCGAGACCGCCCGCTACATGCAGCCGTTCCATGGAGGAGAGGTCTCCACTGAAGGGTCGGCGCTTTACGGCACGTGGAATGCCGGCAAGCTCGGCGTCACGGTCAATCTCCGGGATGAGGAAGGACAGCAGATCGTCCGCGACCTCACCGCCTGGGCGGATGTGGTGCTTGAAGCGTTTTCACCGGGAACGCTGTCGAAGTGGGGTCTTGATTACACCTCCCTCAGCGCCGACCATCCCGACCTCATCATGGTCAGCAGCTCTATCAGCGGTCAGACCGGGCCTTTATCACGGCTCGCTGGCTTCGGTAACGTCGGCGCGGCCCTCTCGGGATTTCAGGAGGTCAGCGGTTGGCCCGAAGACGTCCCGATTGGACCTTTCGGCCCCTACACCGACTTCGTCGGGCCCCGGATGGGGCTCGCCGTGCTCCTAGCTGCGCTGGAACACCGAGCCGAGACCGGCGAGGGCTGCTACATCGACCTCTCGCAGGTCGAGTCCGGGGTGTACTTCCAGGCGCCCGAGCTCGTTGAGTACGAGCTCACTGGGGCGGTGGCGCAACGAATGGGTAACCGAGACCGGGCATTCGCGCCGCACGGCGTCTTTCGCACCGCAGACGAGACGATCGACGGGGAGGACAAGGCTCGCTTCGTGGCGATCGCAGTGACCACCGATGAGCAGTGGACGCAGCTGGCCGCCTGGCTGGGCGACGATACCTTGACCGCCGACGCGTCGCTCGTCACGGCCTCCGGACGTCTCGCCGCACAGGATTTACTCGAAGCCGCAATAGAGCGCGTGAGCTGTAACCGGGTCGCCCAAGAAATCGAGATCGAGCTGCAAGCACGAGGGGTGCCTGCCCACGTCGTCGCCGCCTCCCGGGACTTCATCGACGACCCGCAAATCGCGGCCCGAGGTCATTTGATCGCGCTCGACCATCCACTGTTCGGCACGACTGTCGTCGAAGGTCCGCGCTATCTGCTTTCGGACACACCGGCGAAGGTTGAGAACGCCGCGCCGACGTTTGGACGCGATAACGAGCTGGTGCTGCGCGACATCCTCGGATACGACGAAGACCGCGTGCGCGACCTGATCGAGAGCGGAGTGATGAAGTGA
- a CDS encoding MaoC family dehydratase N-terminal domain-containing protein encodes MIDDSWRAKWQAAQDAVGQDLSDGATRWGADRIEAAVVRRYVEPLEIGTLIHTEKEAAVAAGYPGLVAPATGALAFSLPAMWSPGEETLWKSSERNAQPARTPINNEDPGPIPRTEGFFATDIEADFLRPVEIGERVGTKGRHLLSCVLKETSVGRGAFMTVESQIVSDRGDTVARLRTTLFAFDPIPEERMSEHVEAGANG; translated from the coding sequence GTGATCGACGATTCTTGGAGGGCAAAGTGGCAGGCCGCGCAAGATGCCGTCGGCCAGGACCTTTCCGATGGTGCCACGCGATGGGGAGCCGATCGAATCGAAGCAGCAGTAGTCCGCCGTTACGTCGAGCCACTCGAGATCGGCACCCTGATCCACACGGAGAAGGAGGCTGCGGTCGCCGCCGGCTACCCGGGTTTGGTCGCGCCGGCAACGGGCGCCCTGGCGTTCTCATTGCCTGCCATGTGGTCGCCGGGCGAGGAGACTCTTTGGAAAAGTAGCGAACGGAACGCCCAGCCCGCGCGCACACCGATCAACAACGAAGACCCGGGGCCGATTCCGCGTACCGAGGGGTTCTTCGCGACCGACATCGAGGCCGACTTCCTGCGGCCGGTCGAGATCGGCGAAAGGGTCGGTACGAAGGGACGGCACCTGCTGTCGTGCGTGTTGAAGGAAACGTCGGTCGGTCGGGGCGCGTTCATGACCGTCGAATCGCAGATCGTGTCCGACCGAGGCGACACAGTTGCTCGTCTGCGAACCACGCTCTTCGCGTTCGATCCAATTCCGGAGGAGCGCATGTCCGAACACGTTGAGGCGGGAGCGAACGGGTGA
- a CDS encoding enoyl-CoA hydratase/isomerase family protein — protein sequence MTDNRSPLVVTQHGPTRILTLNRPHRRNALNDTLVEALGGALSDAETDRDTRAVVLRGAGKSFCAGADLQYFLHLHARGQTPLGFLRKVSALATRLEASRLPVVAAIHGHAVAGGLELALACDVVIATPTARIGDGHVRNNLLPAGGASVRLPRKVGDSMARWLALTGALLPATELSHTGWLHAVVDHEHLHTTALAAATELAEHAGPAQHAYKTLLADLTGLDEKRGLAHELDAFDAHWQTSDVPAALNDFLHGRTTTTNSHPAPTGTR from the coding sequence ATGACCGACAACCGCTCACCACTGGTCGTGACACAGCACGGCCCCACCCGCATCCTCACCCTCAACCGCCCCCACCGGCGAAACGCCCTGAACGACACCCTGGTCGAGGCACTGGGCGGCGCGCTATCCGACGCCGAGACCGACCGTGACACCCGAGCCGTCGTCCTGCGTGGCGCCGGCAAGAGCTTCTGCGCCGGCGCCGACCTCCAGTACTTCCTGCACCTGCACGCCCGCGGCCAGACCCCACTCGGCTTCCTGCGCAAGGTTTCGGCCCTCGCCACCCGACTCGAGGCCAGCCGGTTGCCTGTTGTCGCAGCGATCCACGGGCACGCCGTCGCCGGCGGACTCGAACTCGCCCTCGCCTGCGACGTCGTCATCGCCACCCCCACCGCACGCATCGGGGACGGCCACGTCCGGAACAACCTCCTCCCCGCCGGCGGCGCCAGCGTGCGCCTGCCCCGCAAGGTCGGCGACTCCATGGCCCGCTGGCTCGCCCTGACCGGCGCCTTGCTTCCGGCGACCGAACTTTCGCACACCGGATGGCTACACGCGGTCGTCGACCACGAACACCTGCACACCACCGCCCTGGCCGCCGCCACCGAACTCGCCGAGCACGCCGGCCCCGCCCAACACGCCTACAAAACGCTGCTCGCCGACCTCACCGGCCTCGACGAAAAACGTGGCCTCGCTCACGAACTCGACGCCTTCGATGCCCACTGGCAGACCAGCGACGTCCCCGCCGCCCTGAACGACTTCCTCCACGGCAGGACCACCACCACCAACTCCCACCCCGCCCCGACAGGAACACGATGA
- a CDS encoding CocE/NonD family hydrolase, with protein MSQISIDLNVEVPMRDGTILRADVYRPAAAGAYPVLIQRTPYDKTASLNVLLFDTLIAVKRGYIVVQQDTRGRFDSDGEWLPWAYEQQDGYDTVVWASHLPGSNGKVGMFGGSYTGQTQWAAALAAPPGLAAIAPQVTWSDPADGLMFRGGAVELGLNAWWTLAQSLAQLPKVVEDPDELLGAMATTIADYDSLATKSYWELPAVPLPALSRAGLPDIGVQRGLQNPDTTEECRVAGHHDQVTVPSLNIAGWYDVFQQGTLDNYIAMRERGVPTRLVAGPWPHVKGFNFGQIGDVNFGLLSEVAPGAKTMTDYQLDWFENYLRDGSDTTDSSAPVQLFVMGINQWRDEEEWPLQRAVATPLYLHGDGSASFDQPTAEQSHSDFTYDPADPVPTCGGNLVMSTQFPAGPKDQATVEDRADVLMFSTPVLTEDLEITGKITAELFAATDGPTTDWVVRLCDVDENGVSYNIVDGITRVNTEPESIDKTEIDLWSTSIVIKAGHRLRVHVTSSNFPRWDRNPNTDTEVDDASKFRVAQQTIHHNALHPSHLVLPVIPR; from the coding sequence ATGAGTCAGATAAGCATCGATCTCAACGTGGAGGTGCCGATGCGCGACGGCACGATTCTGAGGGCCGATGTCTATCGGCCGGCGGCGGCGGGGGCCTATCCGGTGCTGATCCAGCGCACCCCGTACGACAAGACGGCATCGTTGAATGTCCTCTTGTTCGACACCCTGATCGCGGTGAAGCGTGGCTACATCGTCGTGCAGCAGGACACCCGTGGCAGATTCGATTCCGACGGAGAGTGGCTGCCCTGGGCCTACGAGCAGCAGGACGGGTACGACACCGTCGTCTGGGCGAGCCACCTTCCCGGCAGCAACGGCAAGGTCGGCATGTTCGGCGGAAGCTATACCGGTCAGACTCAATGGGCCGCAGCTCTCGCTGCACCGCCAGGTCTGGCGGCGATAGCCCCGCAGGTCACCTGGAGTGACCCGGCCGATGGTCTCATGTTCCGCGGCGGCGCAGTCGAACTCGGTCTCAACGCGTGGTGGACGCTCGCCCAGTCCTTGGCGCAGTTGCCTAAGGTCGTCGAAGATCCCGACGAGTTGCTGGGTGCGATGGCAACCACGATTGCAGATTACGACTCGCTGGCCACGAAGAGCTACTGGGAGCTCCCGGCGGTGCCGCTGCCCGCCCTGAGCCGGGCCGGCCTGCCCGACATCGGTGTTCAACGCGGTCTGCAGAACCCCGACACCACCGAGGAATGCCGGGTTGCCGGCCACCACGACCAGGTAACTGTGCCTAGCCTGAACATCGCTGGTTGGTACGACGTCTTTCAGCAGGGAACACTCGACAACTACATCGCGATGCGCGAACGCGGGGTGCCGACCCGTCTCGTGGCGGGCCCATGGCCGCATGTGAAAGGCTTCAACTTCGGCCAGATCGGCGACGTCAACTTCGGGCTACTCTCGGAGGTCGCCCCCGGAGCCAAGACCATGACCGACTATCAGCTCGATTGGTTCGAGAACTACCTTCGTGACGGGTCGGACACCACCGATTCGAGTGCACCAGTGCAACTGTTCGTCATGGGAATCAACCAATGGCGCGACGAGGAAGAATGGCCGCTCCAGCGTGCGGTCGCCACGCCGCTGTACCTTCACGGAGACGGCAGTGCGTCCTTCGACCAGCCCACCGCCGAGCAATCACACAGCGACTTCACCTATGACCCCGCCGATCCGGTGCCGACGTGCGGCGGCAACCTCGTCATGTCTACCCAGTTCCCGGCCGGACCGAAAGACCAGGCCACCGTCGAAGATCGTGCCGATGTGTTGATGTTCTCGACGCCCGTGCTGACAGAAGACCTCGAAATCACCGGCAAGATAACGGCCGAACTCTTCGCCGCCACCGACGGACCGACGACCGACTGGGTAGTCAGACTCTGTGACGTTGACGAAAACGGCGTCTCCTACAACATCGTCGACGGAATCACCCGCGTGAACACCGAGCCCGAGAGCATCGACAAGACCGAGATCGATCTATGGTCGACCAGCATCGTCATCAAGGCCGGCCACCGGCTCCGAGTGCACGTCACCTCCAGCAACTTCCCCCGCTGGGACCGCAACCCCAACACCGACACCGAAGTGGACGACGCCAGCAAATTCCGCGTCGCACAACAAACCATTCACCACAACGCACTCCACCCCTCGCACCTCGTACTCCCGGTCATCCCCCGCTGA
- a CDS encoding Zn-ribbon domain-containing OB-fold protein encodes MPAFPIHRDAATAAFLDGAAAGRFLIVRDQSTGAHHAPQFDVSIDPERYALVPAAGTGEIVSWSVVHRRSPDGPARTVVGIVQLDEGPWWWTEISGVDPSSDLIGTRVRVAFARPDGETDAEAETIPYFTVKT; translated from the coding sequence ATGCCCGCTTTCCCCATCCATCGTGACGCTGCGACTGCTGCCTTTCTCGACGGCGCCGCAGCCGGGCGCTTCCTCATCGTGCGAGATCAGTCGACCGGCGCCCATCATGCGCCCCAATTCGACGTTTCTATCGATCCCGAACGGTACGCACTCGTCCCCGCTGCGGGAACAGGCGAAATCGTGTCATGGTCGGTCGTACACCGCCGGTCACCGGATGGTCCTGCGCGCACCGTGGTCGGAATCGTCCAATTGGACGAAGGCCCGTGGTGGTGGACCGAGATCAGCGGCGTCGATCCCAGTTCCGATCTGATCGGGACTCGGGTACGGGTCGCCTTTGCCCGCCCTGACGGCGAGACCGATGCGGAGGCCGAGACGATCCCGTACTTCACCGTCAAGACCTAA
- a CDS encoding SDR family NAD(P)-dependent oxidoreductase, with protein sequence MNRYTDQIVLVTGAGQGLGAAMAHRFAAEGATVAIAEINEAAGQALAAELTDRYGHPATSHPVDVASAPQVQDWIDTIADTHGRIDVLVNNAGIIRDNRIEKMSIDDWHAVLEVSLTGSFLCTQAVLPHMRARAYGRIVSFSSMSWRGNFGQANYVAAKAGIVGLTRTIALESARDGITANAIAPGLIETPMLASMNGPARDKLVSKVPQKRTGDPTDIAEAAAYLCSPAAGYVSGIVLDVDGGLGIGSSIR encoded by the coding sequence ATGAACCGCTACACCGACCAGATCGTCCTCGTCACCGGCGCCGGCCAAGGCCTCGGCGCCGCCATGGCCCACCGCTTCGCCGCCGAAGGCGCCACCGTCGCCATCGCCGAAATCAACGAAGCCGCAGGACAAGCACTTGCCGCCGAGCTGACCGACCGCTACGGACACCCGGCCACCAGCCACCCCGTCGACGTCGCCTCCGCCCCCCAGGTCCAGGACTGGATCGACACGATCGCCGACACCCACGGCCGCATCGATGTCCTGGTCAACAACGCCGGCATCATCCGCGACAACCGCATCGAAAAGATGAGCATCGACGACTGGCACGCTGTGCTCGAGGTGTCCCTGACCGGATCGTTCCTGTGCACCCAAGCCGTCCTACCGCACATGCGCGCCCGCGCCTACGGCCGAATCGTGTCGTTCAGCTCCATGAGCTGGCGCGGGAACTTCGGTCAAGCCAATTACGTCGCAGCCAAGGCCGGCATCGTTGGGCTCACCCGCACCATCGCCCTCGAATCCGCCCGCGACGGCATCACCGCCAACGCCATCGCCCCCGGACTCATCGAAACCCCCATGCTCGCCTCCATGAACGGACCCGCCCGCGACAAACTCGTCTCCAAAGTCCCCCAAAAACGGACCGGTGACCCCACCGACATCGCCGAAGCCGCCGCCTACCTCTGCTCCCCCGCCGCCGGCTACGTCAGCGGCATCGTCCTCGACGTCGACGGCGGCCTCGGCATCGGATCCTCCATCCGGTAG
- a CDS encoding AMP-binding protein → MSVDIDARVRKILSSYAGDGTNVAWLLCDRHPPESLALTVVNEDLSTTRLTYGDLADSSRRFAQVLTDRGIGRGDRVATLMGKGTDLVSVLLGIWRVGAVYVPLFTAFAEDAVTSRLTNSETKLVVVDAQYRSKVATSGDWDVLVAGGAENGLTAAMASASTEARASVSVGGDGPLVHMFTSGTTGTPKGVVHPVRYIAGWQSYLEYALAVGEDGVFWCAADPGWAYGLYTAVIAPLAAGVPTILTRGGFSAASTWDVLSQLQVTDYAAAPTVYRGMRAEHHYRADTLALRSLSSAGEPLTPEVNLWAEKELGLLVHDHYGQTELGMPAGFPHHPDLAVPVVAGAMGVALPGWKLTVLGNDRDEPAPAGTVGRLAVVVADSPLMTFTEYAAGRGDAGRFTTDKNYFLTGDTASIDADGILHFSSRDDDVIIMAGYRIGPFDVESVLAQHPAVRECAVVAAPDEVRGEVIEAFVIRKPDTTVAEEDLVAELQQWVKTKYAAHAYPRRVHFVDTLPKTPSGKIQRAQLRQQRRAELARQDAHS, encoded by the coding sequence GTGTCTGTCGATATCGACGCGCGAGTACGCAAGATCCTGTCGTCCTACGCCGGTGACGGCACGAACGTGGCGTGGCTACTGTGCGATCGGCACCCACCCGAATCCCTGGCACTGACGGTCGTGAACGAGGATCTGTCCACCACACGACTGACCTATGGTGACCTCGCCGACTCATCACGCCGATTCGCGCAGGTGCTCACCGATCGAGGGATCGGCCGAGGCGATCGCGTTGCCACTCTGATGGGCAAGGGCACCGACCTGGTGTCCGTCCTGCTCGGCATCTGGCGGGTCGGCGCCGTCTACGTCCCACTGTTCACGGCGTTCGCCGAGGACGCCGTGACCTCCCGCCTGACGAACTCGGAGACCAAGCTGGTTGTCGTCGACGCACAGTATCGGTCCAAGGTCGCTACCAGTGGTGATTGGGACGTGCTGGTGGCCGGCGGCGCCGAGAATGGTCTGACCGCGGCCATGGCCTCGGCAAGCACCGAGGCCCGGGCGTCCGTTTCGGTCGGTGGAGACGGACCGCTGGTGCACATGTTCACCTCGGGTACCACCGGCACGCCCAAGGGCGTCGTCCATCCCGTCCGCTACATCGCCGGTTGGCAAAGCTACCTCGAATACGCACTCGCCGTGGGCGAGGACGGCGTGTTCTGGTGTGCGGCAGACCCGGGATGGGCGTACGGGCTCTACACCGCGGTCATCGCGCCGTTGGCCGCCGGAGTTCCGACCATCCTGACCCGCGGCGGCTTCTCCGCCGCCTCCACCTGGGATGTGCTCTCCCAGTTGCAGGTCACCGACTACGCGGCAGCGCCGACCGTGTACCGGGGCATGCGCGCCGAACACCACTACCGGGCCGACACACTCGCGTTGCGCAGCCTCTCGAGCGCGGGTGAACCGCTCACCCCCGAGGTGAACCTGTGGGCCGAGAAGGAACTCGGCCTGCTCGTCCACGACCACTACGGACAGACCGAACTCGGGATGCCTGCCGGATTTCCGCATCACCCTGACCTCGCGGTCCCGGTGGTCGCGGGAGCCATGGGGGTCGCGCTGCCCGGGTGGAAGCTGACCGTCCTCGGCAACGACCGCGACGAGCCCGCACCCGCCGGCACGGTCGGGCGGCTCGCGGTGGTGGTCGCCGACAGCCCGCTGATGACCTTCACCGAATACGCGGCCGGACGCGGCGACGCCGGCCGATTCACCACCGACAAGAACTACTTCCTCACCGGCGACACCGCCAGCATCGACGCCGACGGAATCCTGCATTTCTCCTCCCGCGACGACGACGTCATCATCATGGCCGGTTACCGAATCGGCCCCTTCGACGTCGAATCCGTTCTCGCACAACACCCTGCCGTGCGCGAGTGCGCCGTGGTCGCCGCGCCCGACGAGGTGCGCGGCGAAGTGATCGAGGCCTTCGTCATCCGGAAACCCGATACCACCGTCGCCGAAGAGGATCTGGTCGCCGAGCTGCAGCAGTGGGTCAAGACCAAGTACGCCGCCCACGCCTACCCGCGCCGGGTGCATTTCGTCGACACCCTCCCCAAGACCCCGAGCGGAAAGATCCAGCGCGCCCAGCTCCGCCAGCAGCGCCGCGCCGAACTGGCCCGACAGGACGCACACTCATGA
- a CDS encoding acyl dehydratase encodes MTLANQNRSLSDVRVGENLPPVIFPLSVYRLVMWAGAGRDFNSIHHNTEWAQQTGAPEMYANTLMLMGGWERLVREWAGPGATITSIRGFRMRRFNVVGETIRITGTVSTVDDDIVTVAAATSDSTGVTVGPGSVLVRLPGAVS; translated from the coding sequence GTGACACTCGCCAATCAGAACCGATCTCTGTCCGATGTGCGCGTCGGGGAGAACCTGCCGCCGGTGATCTTTCCGCTCAGCGTATACCGCCTCGTGATGTGGGCTGGCGCCGGGCGCGACTTCAACTCCATCCACCACAACACCGAATGGGCGCAGCAGACCGGCGCGCCCGAGATGTACGCGAACACCCTCATGCTCATGGGTGGATGGGAACGTCTCGTCCGTGAGTGGGCCGGACCGGGTGCCACGATCACCAGCATCCGTGGCTTTCGGATGCGGCGGTTCAACGTCGTCGGCGAGACGATCAGGATCACCGGCACGGTGTCAACCGTCGACGATGACATCGTCACGGTGGCAGCGGCCACCTCGGACAGCACCGGAGTCACGGTCGGACCCGGCTCCGTGCTGGTGCGCCTGCCCGGAGCCGTTTCATGA
- a CDS encoding thiolase family protein encodes MSVVEPAIAGLGITELGKVYGKSALQFAADAVRLAAADAGLDLQDVDGLIMSGGLTDQVSLNLQGELGLQNLKLLTAMQAYGSTAAQMVQYASMAVQSGTADTIAIVWADNPLKERQGSSASYAAASSAASGWRAITASNGISSANTMYALAARRHMQAYGTTNDQLGHIAVAQREWAQRNPLAQFHDTPLTLEEYHASRWIAEPFHLFDCCLVSNGAIALIVTSLDRARALRQPPVRVLGWAQAHPGNTGVRNDDFGLVSGAARSGPAALRMADTTLDEIDVVQVYDCYTYTALITLEDYGFCAKGEGGPMVAQPGMLGPNGRLKVNTGGGELSAYYLWGMTPLSEGVIQARGHGGARQVEKHHRVLVSGNGGVLDYHATLVLGTD; translated from the coding sequence ATGAGCGTCGTGGAGCCCGCGATCGCTGGTCTTGGAATCACTGAACTCGGTAAGGTCTACGGCAAGAGCGCTTTGCAGTTCGCCGCGGACGCCGTCCGCCTGGCAGCCGCGGACGCCGGTCTCGACTTGCAGGACGTGGATGGGCTGATCATGTCGGGCGGTCTCACCGACCAGGTCAGCCTCAACTTGCAGGGCGAGCTCGGCCTGCAGAACCTCAAGTTACTGACCGCTATGCAGGCATACGGGTCGACCGCGGCCCAGATGGTGCAGTACGCCTCGATGGCGGTGCAGTCGGGTACCGCCGACACCATTGCCATCGTCTGGGCCGACAATCCGCTCAAGGAGCGGCAAGGTTCGTCCGCGTCGTACGCGGCGGCTAGTTCCGCCGCGTCCGGCTGGCGGGCGATCACCGCTTCGAACGGGATCTCCTCCGCGAACACGATGTATGCGCTAGCGGCGAGGCGCCACATGCAGGCATACGGCACGACCAACGACCAGCTCGGCCACATCGCAGTCGCCCAACGCGAATGGGCACAACGAAATCCTCTCGCGCAGTTCCACGACACTCCCCTCACGCTCGAGGAGTACCACGCCTCGAGGTGGATCGCCGAGCCATTCCACTTGTTCGACTGCTGTCTGGTATCCAATGGCGCCATCGCCCTTATCGTCACGAGTCTGGATCGCGCGCGGGCCCTGCGTCAGCCGCCGGTGCGGGTCCTCGGGTGGGCGCAGGCGCACCCGGGAAACACCGGCGTGCGCAACGACGACTTCGGGCTTGTGTCGGGCGCTGCGCGCTCCGGCCCGGCCGCTCTGCGGATGGCAGACACGACGCTAGACGAGATCGACGTCGTACAGGTGTACGACTGCTACACCTATACGGCCCTCATCACCCTCGAGGACTACGGGTTCTGTGCCAAGGGAGAAGGGGGCCCGATGGTTGCCCAACCCGGCATGCTGGGGCCGAACGGCCGGCTTAAAGTGAACACCGGCGGCGGAGAGCTGTCGGCGTACTACCTCTGGGGCATGACGCCGCTGTCCGAAGGGGTCATCCAAGCCCGGGGCCACGGCGGCGCCCGCCAGGTCGAAAAGCATCACCGCGTCCTCGTCTCCGGAAACGGCGGCGTCTTGGATTATCACGCGACACTCGTGCTGGGCACGGACTGA